From the genome of Thermodesulforhabdaceae bacterium:
CGAAGGGCAGGATCCAAGAGAGGCTGTAAAAATCCTTATGACGAGAACTCTAAAACATGAATTAGAACCACATGCAGAAGTCATAGTCCGAAACGACCATGGATAAACAATCCTAACAAGGAGAAATTTTTAAATAATGGGACATGTTACGCTGGAAGAAGTTATACGAAAAGTGAAAAAGAAAAAGGAAGACTATAACCGATATAGCTTCGAACGGTTGAAGGAAGAAGCTCTGGCAACTTTTTTTGATCTTGCTCAAGAATTTACGTCTCTTGAACATCTTTACCTTGTGGCTGTTGCTGTTCCAAAAGTGTTTTTCAATATAGAAAGCATATTATATGTCCTAAATCCCAAAACCAATCGTCTCGAAAAGGTGTGCACTAGCTGGGACGGCCTTATCGAAAGAAGCGATATATCCAACACAGAATCAAGTAGAGAAGATGAAACTCTTGCTATTCTAGAAGAAATTCTTCGTAATCATGAAGAATCTCAGGAAGATGCTATTCATGGCTGTTTACCTTTTAAGAAAAAGTGGATTTTTCCTATTCGAGGTAATCAAGCATTAAAGCAATGGGTAGCTTTTTCCGGGATCAAGGGTATCCTAGGTTTTATGGTAGTTATATTTCCCCAAAGGAACCTCCCGGAAGAAGCGATTCAGGAGGACGTTTTTTTTCTGGAAAAATTTACTAACCGCATCGGCTACAATCTCCATCAAAAACTTCTCATTCAGCAAAATCTTAGCCACCTAAAGTTTATTAATCAACTTGTCGCCGATATAGAACACAATGTAATCTCTCCCAATCTCTATTACATGCTATGCATAAGGCATCTTAGAAAAATCCTGGATATTTATCGTTCGGTCCAAAAAAACCTTCTGGACTTAACATCAAATCTCTCTCTTCAGGACAAAGCATACCAGGAAATGATGGATAAGCTCCGCACCATTTACGACAATCTATCCACAGCAAACGACCAGATGGAAGAAGAAACAGCCAATCTTGAAAAACATTACACCCACATGAGCCTTTTCCTGGAAAGTATTTTCCGCAGGGAGCATTTTCTCAGAGGAACCTACGTTCTTAGAAAGCAGCCCTGTAACTTTAAAAACGAAATCATCGAAAGATTAATAGATCGCTATGCTCCTTTGTTCGAAAAGAAAGGGATCTCCTTTCAGAGAAGCACTGGCGACATCCCGGAGGAAGAGATAACCCTTTTCGTAGATAAAGGGCTTATTTCTCAGGTTTTTGACAATCTTTTCTCTAACGCACTGAAATACACGGAAGAAATAGAAAATGAATCTGGCAACAAGGTTAAGCTTGTTTCTATAAGCCATAAAATCCTTAAAAACTTCTTTGGTGAAAACAGGCATGGTATTAGATTTAACGTATTCACCACTGGAAAACCCTTATCTGCTGAAGAAAGTTTAAAGGTTTTCGAAGAGGGCTACCGAATAATCCGTCAGGCTGATCCTGGAGAAAAACCTCCAACGGGTTCTGGGCACGGGCTATACTTCGTAAAAAATGTAATTGAAATCCATGGTGGAAAGGTTGGGTGTGAACCTGAAAAATTCGGCAATACTTTTTACTTTATCCTCCCCTTCAACGGCTCTTATCAAACTATACAAAACGACCAAAAGAAAAATAATCCTTCTGATACTGTAAATTCAAATGGATCGCCCAGCTAGATCCTATGAATGAATCTACCGACAGTTATTCTAATTTCAGAAAAGATTTTTGCCTAAAAAACGTCTCGAGATCTCTCAACGTATGTTTTGACATTGAAAAATCCTACATTCTCACTTGACGTTGATTTTTTTTTCACATAAGACTGAAATGAGCATGTTCTCAGCAACAAAAGTAGTATCCTTCTCGTGGGTAGTTACGTAAGGAAGAAGCGGTTTTCCTTTTGCCTTTAAAGGAGTAATAACTTTCCCAAAAAGTAAAAACGTTAAAACCTTTGATGTTCCACAACAATTATGGGGGAAATAGTATGAGTGGGTCAGGAGTGAAAAACGTTGTAGTAATCGGCGGGGGAGTAACAGGGCTCAACGTAGCGCTTGACCTTGCCGATCAGGGATTTCACGTAGATCTTATAGAAAAGAATGCCCAATTGGGTGGTATGATCCCTAACCTTCATCGGCTGTATCCTATCTGTAGCTGCTGCAAAGTCTTAAATAGAACTATCTCATGTTCACAGCATCCTTTAATTTCAGTATGGACCAGCACAACCGTGGAGAAGGTCGAAGGATCGGCTCCATCTTTTAAATTAACTCTTAACTCTAACGGAAAATCTCAAAGCATCGATGCCAGCGCGGTAGTCCTGGCTGCAGGCTTTGAACCGTTTGACCCATCTGTTTACGACACCTACGCCTATTCAAAATTTCAGAACGTCATTACAAGTACTGAATTTGAGTGGATGCAGAAACCAATAGCCCAATCTAAAGGGGTAGTGACCAGACCATCTGACGGTAAACCACCCAAAAAGATCGCATGGCTCCAGTGCGTTGGATCCAGAGAAATTAACAAATGCGATGCTCCTTACTGCTCATCAGTATGTTGTATGTATGCCCTAAAAGAGGCGTCACATATAAAAGACTCTTCCCCTGAAACAGAAGCAACCATCTTCTTTATGGACATACGAACTCATGGGAAGGGCTACGAAAGATACCTCAACAATGCGCTAGCTAAAGGAGTCAAGCTAGTTAGGTCCAGGATCCACAGCATCGAAAAATTTCCTGGAACAGAGAATCTCGTGCTGGAATATGTGGATGAAAAGGGCGAAAAGCAGGCTGAAGTGTTCGACCTTGTCGTTTTGTCTGTTGGTCTTAGACCTTCTCCCGGCGTAAAAGAAGTGGCGGAAAAACTCGGCGTTAAGACCAATAAATATGGATTCATTGAAACGTCAGAGCTAGTGCCTGGTGAAACCAATGTAAACGGTGTCTTTGCCTGTGGTGCGGCTGTAGGTCCAAGAGATGTCCACCAGTCGGTTGTTGATGCTCAAGCTGTAGCGGCTAAGGTATCGAAACTGCTTGGTGGAAATGGTGCAAAACCCAAGAGTCTATCTTTACGAGATGTAAGCAACGAAGAACCCAAAGTTGGAGTTGTATTCAGCCTTTGCCCTGGTAGATCAGCTTCATTTGAGAAGTTAATAGGCGATCTCGATTCATACGTAAAAACTCTTCCTGGTGTCGTTGCCACAGAACGAATAGATCTCCAAAACTCAGCGGCATTTAAAACATTAGCAACATGGATCCAAAAATCTGGCATCAACCGACTTGTTTACGCAAGCTGCTCTCCTATCATGCATAAAGAAATGGTAGAATGGGCTATGAAAGAAGCCCAGTTAAATCCAACGCTTTATAGCTTCGTCGATCTAAGAACCCTGGGAGAATCAGATAAAGAAGCAAAGCGGCTAAAAGACTTGATGCGTTCATCTGTGCTTCATGCCCGCATGTCCGAACCTCTAACCGTAAAACCAATGCCCATTGAACAATCTGTCCTTGTAGTAGGTGGTGGTATCGCCGGTATGACCACGGCTTTAGCTCTTGCCGATCAGGGTATAGATGTCATTTTGGTTGAAAAGAAAGACCGCCTTGGCGGACACGGACATAAAGTCAAAAACACATGGAACGGACTCTCAGTTCAAGATCTTCTTAAGGATCTTACGTCGAGAGTTTCCAGTAATCCCAAAATTAAGGTGCTCCTTAACACCATAGTTTTGGGAGCAAAGGGATTTGGCGGACAATTTGAATCGACTCTATCTGTAAACGGATCCATCCAAACTGTTCGACACGGTGCTGTCGTGATCGCAACAGGTGGACATTCCCTAAAGCCCAACGAATACGGCTATGGAATTCATCCGGAAATATACCGCTGGTCAGATCTTACCAAGAAACTTATCGATTCTCCGGATGCTTTCAAAAACGCTAAAACCGCTGTCTTTATTCAGTGCGTTGGTTCTAGAGAACCACAGCGTCCCTACTGTAGTCGCCTGTGCTGTAGCTTTGCCGTCCGGACAGCCTGTGATCTAAAAGCCATCAATCCAGATATGGACATCTATGTGCTTTACCGTGATATGCGTACCTTTGGAGAACGAGAAGAAATTTACAAGGAAGCTCGAGAAAAGGGCGTGCTCTTTATAAGATACGATCTTGACAAAAAGCCTCAGGTAAAGGTCGAAAATGGCAAGATTAGCGTTCGAGTGCACGATCCTATCCTTGATCGAGATGTAATTTTAGAGCCCGATTTCGTTTCTCTTCAGACAGCTATCTATCCAGAACCACTTAGTGAATTGACCAAATTCTACAAAGCAAGCACGGATGAAGATGGATTTCTTAGAGAATCTCCCGCTAAGATGAAACCAGTTGACGGTGAAATGGAGGGTGTTTTCTTCGCTGGGTTGGCTTTAGGACCAAAAGGCGTTGAAGAAAGCATTCAGGAAGCCTGGGCAGCAGCAGGACGCGCTCTTAGGTTCCTCGCTCAGGGAACAATGCTTGTTGGAGGTGCCGTTGCGGAAGTAAATCCAGATCGATGCGCTGTATGTCTCACCTGCGTTCGCACCTGTCCCTATGGAATTCCAGTTATAGAAAGCGTCCAGGAAGCTGCTTATATTGACCCTGCTTTATGCCAAGGATGCGGCATGTGTGTAAGTGAATGTCCCGGAAAGGCGATTATGTTTAGAAAGTTAAGCGATGATCATATTGTGGCTATAACAGAAGCCCTTGTTAAGGAAGCTTAGGAATTTAAGAAAAAAGGAGATGGTTTTATGAGCCACCATGAGCCCAAAATCTTTGCTTTTTGCTGTTCTAACTGTGCATCGGCGGCAGCTCAAATTGCCGAAAAAGCACAGTGGACTTTACCTGAAAATGTCAGAATCATTCAGCTTCCCTGTAGTGGGCGGTTGGATGCTTTGCATATACTAAAAGCTTTTGAGAATGGAGCAGATGGAGTGTATGTTGTTGGTTGTATGTCCGATAGTTGTCAATTCAAAAGCGGAATTCAAAAAGCGGAGAAAAAGGTAAATTATGTTAAAAAAGTGCTGAGCGATATTGGAGTAGAACCGGAAAGGGTTGAGATATTCAGTGTAGGGGCCGGTAAGGCTAATAAATTTATAGAAATCGCTCAGATGATGGTTGAGCGTCTTAAAGGCATGAGTCAGATGCCGTAAGAAATTAAAAAGGGGCACAAAATGTGCCCCTTTTTAATTTTCAATTTTTGCAATTACCAGAAAACACTAATCTTTAATTTTGTTGTGAACTTTGCAGGCTCGCACAGTATTTTTCATAAGCATAGTGATCGTCATAGGACCAACGCCACCTGGAACTGGGGTAATGGCGCCTGCTACTTCCTTTGCCTCATCGAAAGCCACGTCACCTTTCAAGATTCGTTTTCCATCCGCAGTTCTTCCTACTTCATTTACGCCAACATCAATGACCACTGCTCCAGGTTTGATCCAATCACCCTTTACATATTCCGCAACACCTGCTGCAACGATAAGAATATCAGCTCGTTTGGTATGAAAAACAACGTCCTTTGTTCTGGTATGACACACGGTCACAGTAGCATTGGCTCCCTTGCCTTTCTGCATGAGCATTACAGCAATGGGTTTACCAACGATATTTGATCTTCCTATAACAACCACTTCAGCACCTGATGTTTCCGCACCTGTTCTAATAAGAAGCTCCTGGATGCCTGCTGGGGTGCAGGGAAGATAATCAGGCTCACCAATCATCAACTTTCCTACATTGAAAGGATGGAAAGCATCCACATCTTTTGAAGGATCTATCGCATAAAGCACATTGGTTTCGTTGATGTGCTTTGGAAGGGGAAGTTGAACCAGAATGCCGTGAATTTTAGGATCTTTGTTGTATTGGTCGATAAGCTTTAAGAGATCAGCTTCAGAAATGTCAGCCGGTCTATCTTCCTGGACCGAATAAAATCCCAATTCATGGGCAGTCTGTTGTTTTGCTCTTACATAGCTCTGGGAAGCTGGGTTTTCACCTACAAGAATTGTTACTAACCCAGGAACAACACCATATTTTTCCTTAAGGTGTTGCACCTCCTGCTTAAGTTCTTCTCGGATAGACTTCGCTATCTCTGCACCTTTAATAAGTTTAGCTGACATGGCAAAAACCTCGCTTTATCTTTTCAAAATGTTGCAACTAAGGTCATAAGTCAAACAAGGCTTTGACCTCACACTATATGAGGTCAAAGCCTATGGGACGGGACCTAGAACAATCCCATAACCTTACCGGTCTTTACATCAACATCGACTCGTCGGAAGGCCGGGTTGGATGACGTTCCGGGCATGAGGCTTATAGTTCCTGCGCATGGGCAAAGGAATTTTGCACCGGAGTAAATCAACACATCGCGAATTGGAAGGACCCAGCCCTTGGGAACGCCTTTCAATGTAGGATCATGGCTCAAGCTGAGGTGAGTTTTAACCATCATGGTTGCGAAATCAGCATATTTAGGATCAGATTCAAGCATCTTGGCTTTAGCTTCAGCTTCTGGAGTCCACACAACACCGTCAGCACCATAAACTTCCTTAGCGATGATTTCTACTCGATCTCTCAATTTCATTTCAATAGGATAGAGGAACTTGAAGTCCGAAGGTTCTTCGCAAGCATCCATAACTGCGTCAGCAAGTTCCAGAGCGCCTTCTCCACCTTTCAACCAATGTTGAGAAACGGCGCATCGAGCTCCTGCTTCTTCCGCAGCCTTTTTAATCATCTTGATTTCATCGGGTGTATCGGTATGGAAGGAGTTTATGCAAACCACGGGATTCATTCCGGACTTACGGATAACCTTGATATGGTGGAGCATATTTTCGAGGCCCTTTTCAAGCAGGGCAAGGTTTTCTTTCGTATATTCTTCAGGAATCGGTAGTCCTGGAACTACCTTAGGACCACCACCATGCATCTTGAGAGCTCGAATTGTTGTTGTGAGGACCGAGACGTGAGGCTTCAAACCGCTGAGACGGCATTTGACGTTCCAGAACTTTTCAAATCCGATATCCGCTGCAAAGCCGCTTTCCGTAACATGATAATCAAACATCTTAAGACCGATACGGTCACCAATGATGGAGGACTGACCTATAGCGATATTAGCAAATGGACCAGCGTGAATCATAACAGGCTGATATTCGATTGTGCAACAAAGTGTCGGGTTGATTGCGGGTAGCATCCAGGCGCACATTGCTCCCGCAACTTCAAGATCCGATGTGGTAACAGGTTTTCCTGTTTTATCGAAAGCAAGAGTAATTTCGCCCAAACGCTTACGCAGGTCTTCAAGGTCGGTTACGATCGAGAGGATAGCCATGAGCTCGGAACTCACAGCTATACCGAATTTAGACTGCATCATGTAACCATCGGTACGACCACCAATACCAATAATGATGTTTCTTAGAGCCTGAGCGCAAAAGTCTATGACCCAGCCAAACTCAACTCTGGTGGGATCCACATCGAGACGGCGCATGCCAGTGAGACGCTGGAGTTGTTCATCAGTGTAGTTACGTTCATGCTGCATTCTTGCAGTAAGAGCAACCATTGCAAGGTTATGAGCATTCATGAGAGCATTGATGTCACCAGTAAGTCCCATCGAAAACTCGGTCATGGGAATCAGCAAAGCGTTTCCGCCACCAGCCGCCGTTCCCTTAATGTTCATTGTGGGACCACCCGAAGGCTGCCTCAAACATCCACCAACGTTTTTACCTCTTTTGCCGAGACCTTCGATAAGACCGAGCGACGTTGTAGTCTTACCTTCGCCGAGAGGAGTAGGGGTGATAGCGGTAACCTCAATGTATTTTCCGTCAGGGCGATTTTTAAGACGCTCAAGGATTTTCATAAAGTCGAGCTTGCACACTCGACCCATAGGAATAACTTCATCTTTCTCCAAACCTAATTTTTCCCGCCATTCATCGGGGGTGGGCATGTTTTTTTCAGCTTCTTCCGCAATCTGCCAATCCGCAAGTTTTGTTGGATCGTAAGGCATCACATACCTCCTTAATCATTCCAATGGTTAATTCGTTTACACTAACAATAACTACCTGCCTACATCTATATACACCTCTTCACTATCCTCTCACATTACTACGGAGCATTAATGTTGCGATACTTTTTTCACATGATCTTAAAAATTAGCCTAAAAATCCAACCATGTCAAGCAATGTTTCTTGTTTATTCACGGTATTAGCACCCAACCTAAACCAAGAACATCCCTAATTCTGACTTCTAACTCTATAGTCGTAGATTTCCGATATTTGTAAAAAATAAAGACCCAGGTGTAAAGTGGATAAAAAAAGATTATGCTTTTTTTCACACCAACAGCACAAGTTTAGATCAAACATAAAGCAATTATAGTTTTTGTTGCCTTCCGCTCAGTCATGATTTTTAATTTCAAAGAAAGGTTGATTTTACGAAAAAAAACAAGAAATGGAGCAGCAACAGGATGAAACAAGAAGAATATTACACTGTTTCTTTTGAAAAGGCTGATCCCAAAAGGGTAGATAAGTTGGGAGCCAAAGGGGCAAAGCTTGTTGAAGATTTTCAACAACTATCTCAAGAGCTAGGAACTTTTTCTAGGGTTGCCAAGGTTCCCGATGGATTCATAATCACTACTGATGTTTGTCGAGCCTATTTTGCAAACGATCGAGTGCTCCCCGATGCCATCTGGCAAGATATTATGAAAGCTCTATTGGAATTAGAGATCAGAGAAAAAAGGTATTTCGGTTCAGCGGAAGAGGCTTTTCCGCTGTTAGTTGCAGTAAGAGGAGGAGCGCCTGTTTCTCTTCCCGGCGCAGTTAGCACTGTCCTTAATGTTGGACTTACATCAGAGATCGTTAGAACACTTATAGAAAGAGGTGAAGATGAAGCTTTTATATTAAGCACTTATGCAAACGCTCTTCGTATGTATGGGGAAGTGGTGCTTGGTGTCCCTTACAGCGAATTCCACCAGGTATTAGAAAAGCTCAACATACGAGATGAAATAGATACCACCGAAACATCTTTGCTCTATAAACTAATTAGTGATTATGAAAATATTCTCCGAAAAAACCAACATCCTAAATACGGAAGAGAATATCCTCAAGATCCTCTAACACAGCTTCGCCACAGCATTGAAGCTGTGCTCGATTCCTGGATGGGACCAACAGCTGTCGCAGCAAGGCTTAGTCGATCACCTTCAGTGCCAGACGAAATTGGCACAGCGGTGGTAATTCAAACAATGGTGTTTGGAAATAGGAACGAAAATTCCCTAAGCGGAGTGCTTTTTACAAGAGATCACAGAACGGGAAAAAACTCTCTCGTCATCGAATGGGCTCCAAGAATTCAATGTGATAAAATAGTATCTGGACGACTTCGACGGGAATTTCTTAAAGCTGAAGATTTAAAAAGCCAATTCCCAAAAGTCTATGAACAACTCCTTTTAGTCCGTGACTGGCTTGAAAGTCAATCTAAGCGGCCTCTTGACATAGAATTTACAGTGGAAGACGGAAAACTATTCATACTTCAGCGCCGTCCGCTCCGTATGACCTTCAGTGCCACTATGCGAGCTCTTATGGACATGGTTGATGAAGGCAAAACCACTATTCAAGCCGCTTCAATGATTATAAACAACGCCCTGGAACAGCCAGAAAAGATTCTGCGAGAAGATTTCCATGATTACATCCTCATTGGAAAAGGAGAACCTATAACAGATAGCGCTGATGCAGGTATTCTGGCGTTCGGTACCGAAGAAGCTCTAAAACTTGCAGATGCTGGAGTCAATGTTATTTTGCTAAGACGTTACCCCTACGGAGAAACAGACATCGCTGTTAACCATCCCAGAGTCAGAGGAATTATTCGCTACGATGGAAACGCCACAGGACATGAAGCAGTGTCGGCCGTGGCTTACTGCAAACCCTACCTCATAAATGCAGTTGATGCAAATGGGTTAAAGCCTGTAATTGTCCATGGCGATAAGGTAGAATTAAATCCAGAAAGCTTATTTGCCAAATATCTCGGGAAAAAAGTTTTCGTTGATGGTGAATCAGGAATTGTTGGCTACACAACAGCCGAAAGTTTTCTTGAGGATAAGAGGTCCAGAAAAAAGCTATACGTAGATTGGGAATATGTCAGAGAAAAATTTGAACAGGAAGGCTACCGCAACCTTTCCTATGAAGAACTCCTGGACATTCACTACCAATGGGAGCTGGAACTGGAAAAATATACGGAATTAGAAAAAAGGCTAAAAAACGAGTTTTCGGTTATTTCTCAGGAAGAACTGCTCCTGACATTCGCAAGATATCTTGAATTCATTCCACCGGAAAATCGAAAAAGAATTCTTGAATTGAAAGGAATCTCACTAAAAGATTTTGATTTTGGGCCACCTATCACTTATCGGGGAAAAAACCTTAGAGCGGAAGTAAAGCGTATCCTAAAAACTTTGATGCTTTGCATAACCTGGCGAACTCACTGGATACATGAACTAATGGTAGAAAAAGCAAAAGAGCGAGGCGATACGGAAAATGATGTTATACGCGATATTTTTATAAAAAATAGAACGATGAGCCTTGTTAAGGGCTTTGAGAACGAAGGATTCCACGTAATGAAGGTTCCGGGATTTCATTATCTTATTCTGGCAAGCAATTTTGAATACGATCAAGACCCTAATAGAGTAAACCTCGGGCCAGGAATTTTTAACTATCAGGAGAAAGAAATTCTGGCTAAACATTTCATGTCTCATCTGGAGCAGACAAACCCAGAAATTGCATCCAGACTAAGAATAATCATAGGAGAGCCACCACTAGGGCAGGGGCATGCCAGAATAATAAGCGTAGGACTTGCTATCCCTGACGATCTTTTTGCTCTGGTTTGCAGATATCTAAGGGCTTTTATCGATCAATGCAGAAGCGGTTGTCTTATACATAGAGAAGAAATGATCCCTATTCACGATTTCATCGAACTTTACCGACTTGATCCATTTTTTGCACTTTACCCTGACTTCAAAATAAAAAAGGATTCAGCGGCTAACTGCTTCATTACCTTTGGAGATTGTTCCTACGGTGAATTTGAAGGGACAGTTTTTGGGGAAGAGCAGTATAAAAACCTCATGCAGAAGGTCAAAGAATTCGAATGGTATATGAAGGTCACAGGACAACATTTCTGCATACGTCCCTGGAGCTTAGAAGTAGATCCTTTCAGGCGACACAGCATAATTACAGCCGTTGGAATTCGATTCCCAGTAGAACACCTTACTGCGGTTCTTGAAAGCCTGAAAACCTTCCTAGCTGAAAAGGAACGATACAGAACAGAACCTCTATTCAGGAAAGCTTTTGATAGAGTCGTCGATAGCGAGTAAACCTGCCAAAAGACAGGCAAATCTTTCTATATACCTTAAAAGCTTAAGTGCCCAAAGCACGCATAAATCCCATGGGAGTCTTCTCGCTTAAAAATATTGATGCTAATTATTCTTATTTTGTCGAAATATTGTTTAAAGATAGTTTAATTAATGTCTAAACGTTGTCTAAAAACCCCCAAGATTAAACATTTATCATTAAAAATGAGACTTTTTGTCGAAAAATTAGATTAATTGCCAAATAGTGCGTCGACAAAAACTAACCAAAAGCTCAGGTCAACCAAGTTTTGAACAATTTGCGTAGAATCCCACTATAGCTGTTAACTGTGATAAATTTCTTCAAGGAACCATAAGAAGGTATTTCTTCGGCAGTTAACAGAATCTAAAAGTTTATCCCTGAAACAATCCGAATCCAAATTCTGGTATTTCTCACAAGGTTCTCAACTTATGGTAAAATGTAAAACCGATTTTTGAAATCGGAGGACGCTTATGAAAATAGACCAAAACAAGAACGGTCAAGATTCCCGAAGAAAAAAATTTCGAGTTTCCATAGCTAAAAAACTGACCTTTGTTCTTATTCTTGTTTCGGTAATCCCTGCCAGCATCTTTGGAATAACTCACATTTTGAACCTTCACAATTTAACCAGAGTAGCTTTGAAAGAAAGTTCTCTTCAGCTTGAGAAAAAAGCCAGGGAATCCCTTGAACTAAGAGCTATTGAGCTTGCCAACAGGGTAAGTGAATTTCTTCAAGGCGTTGAAAAAGACGCAAAGATTTTATGTCTTTTGCCCAAAAAAACCGAAGTATTTCAAGATTTTTATACTATGCACAAAAAAACTGTGTGGATGAAAGATGGCACTAATGAATATCCTGTTGAGGTACGACAAGATCTCCCTTTGTATCGGGAGATTGCCTTCGTTGACGTTTCAGGCCAAGAATTGATCAGAATTTTTGACGGCTACCCAGTTAAGCAAGAGGATCTGCGGGATGTGTCCAAACCAGAAAATACAACTTACAGGTCGGAAAAATATTTTCTGGAGGTTATGAAACTTCCCCCCGGCAGGGTTTATGTGTCACACGTAACAGGATGGTTTGTCTCCCTGGAAGAACAACTTCAAGGTGCAAGTGATGTGGAACACGCCGTTGAAGGAAAAAAATACGAAGGTGTGGTAAGATTCGCCACAAAGTGTGTAGGTGAAAACGGCGAAGTTTCTGGTGTAGTAGTTTTATCTCTGGATCATCGTCATCTCATGGAGTTTACCATGCATATTCTTCCCACGGAGGATCGTTTTGTCGTATTTCCATCCTATTCCAGTGGAAATTACGCTTTCATGTTTGATGATGAAGGCTGGATAATAACTCATCCCAAGTATTGCGATATTAGAAGTCTTCGTCCTG
Proteins encoded in this window:
- a CDS encoding PEP/pyruvate-binding domain-containing protein, coding for MKQEEYYTVSFEKADPKRVDKLGAKGAKLVEDFQQLSQELGTFSRVAKVPDGFIITTDVCRAYFANDRVLPDAIWQDIMKALLELEIREKRYFGSAEEAFPLLVAVRGGAPVSLPGAVSTVLNVGLTSEIVRTLIERGEDEAFILSTYANALRMYGEVVLGVPYSEFHQVLEKLNIRDEIDTTETSLLYKLISDYENILRKNQHPKYGREYPQDPLTQLRHSIEAVLDSWMGPTAVAARLSRSPSVPDEIGTAVVIQTMVFGNRNENSLSGVLFTRDHRTGKNSLVIEWAPRIQCDKIVSGRLRREFLKAEDLKSQFPKVYEQLLLVRDWLESQSKRPLDIEFTVEDGKLFILQRRPLRMTFSATMRALMDMVDEGKTTIQAASMIINNALEQPEKILREDFHDYILIGKGEPITDSADAGILAFGTEEALKLADAGVNVILLRRYPYGETDIAVNHPRVRGIIRYDGNATGHEAVSAVAYCKPYLINAVDANGLKPVIVHGDKVELNPESLFAKYLGKKVFVDGESGIVGYTTAESFLEDKRSRKKLYVDWEYVREKFEQEGYRNLSYEELLDIHYQWELELEKYTELEKRLKNEFSVISQEELLLTFARYLEFIPPENRKRILELKGISLKDFDFGPPITYRGKNLRAEVKRILKTLMLCITWRTHWIHELMVEKAKERGDTENDVIRDIFIKNRTMSLVKGFENEGFHVMKVPGFHYLILASNFEYDQDPNRVNLGPGIFNYQEKEILAKHFMSHLEQTNPEIASRLRIIIGEPPLGQGHARIISVGLAIPDDLFALVCRYLRAFIDQCRSGCLIHREEMIPIHDFIELYRLDPFFALYPDFKIKKDSAANCFITFGDCSYGEFEGTVFGEEQYKNLMQKVKEFEWYMKVTGQHFCIRPWSLEVDPFRRHSIITAVGIRFPVEHLTAVLESLKTFLAEKERYRTEPLFRKAFDRVVDSE